One region of Alosa alosa isolate M-15738 ecotype Scorff River chromosome 1, AALO_Geno_1.1, whole genome shotgun sequence genomic DNA includes:
- the psmb5 gene encoding LOW QUALITY PROTEIN: proteasome subunit beta type-5 (The sequence of the model RefSeq protein was modified relative to this genomic sequence to represent the inferred CDS: inserted 1 base in 1 codon; substituted 2 bases at 2 genomic stop codons), protein MAGSYIALQTAKKVIEISPYLLGTMAGGTADCSFWDRLLLARQCCIYELRNEEHISVAAAPKLLANMVYQYKGMGLNKGTMVCGWDKRGPGLYYLDSEGNRACGXPVGSGSFYAXGVVDSGLRHNLTIEQACNLRRRAIYQATYREAYSGGXAGNLYHVHSSGWEIVFQEDVLRLHQQYQGQTA, encoded by the exons ATGGCGGGCTCGTACATCGCTTTGCAGACAGCGAAGAAGGTGATTGAGATCAGTCCCTACCTGCTGGGCACCATGGCGGGCGGCACGGCCGACTGCAGCTTCTGGGACCGTCTGCTGCTAGCCCGGCAGTGCTGCATCTACGAGCTACGCAACGAGGAGCACATCTCTGTGGCTGCCGCGCCCAAGCTGCTGGCTAACATGGTGTACCAGTACAAGGGCATGGGCCTCAACAAGGGCACCATGGTATGTGGCTGGGACAAGAGAGGGCCAG GGCTCTACTATTTGGACTCCGAGGGCAACCGCGCGTGTG GACCTGTGGGCTCGGGCTCCTTTTACGCCTAGGGGGTGGTGGACAGTGGCCTGCGGCACAACCTGACCATCGAGCAGGCCTGCAACCTCCGCCGCCGGGCAATCTACCAGGCCACCTACCGTGAGGCCTACAGCGGCGGGTAAGCGGGTAATCTGTACCACGTCCACAGCAGTGGATGGGAGATTGTGTTCCAGGAGGACGTCCTGCGTCTCCACCAACAGTACCAGGGACAAACCGCATAA
- the psmb11a gene encoding proteasome subunit beta type-11a, producing the protein MALQDVCGFYDSALYRLYSSSEDSHNSTWREPRAKHSGVPLSFSIPHSQNTIWANHTDAFFSLRSHPSTTSVKRPFHLSHGTTTLAFAFQGGVIAAADSRASAGGLVACPEVAKITPIHSHLVVTSSGSGADCMLWERILAREIRLYQLRHGRRLSIVSAAKLLSLMLHPFKGTDVCVALTLCGWDREEQGKEREAQRAVESKVSMAVKSNKDLSDGEKPVSFCISAASPVGALSRTESEIQRKWKDPEDQSLISSQNTTITQQSGPRLCYVCSDGTFLKGELFSVGSGSPYAYSVLDGAVRWEMCTEEAVSVAREAVYRATHRDAYSGNNVDIFHITARGWRRRERENLREEYYREGQRRRECTKVREIERKKQRRKCVTRTEDAEEKL; encoded by the exons ATGGCTCTGCAAGATGTGTGTGGATTTTATGACTCTGCTCTTTACCGACTATACAGCTCTTCTGAAGATTCACACAATTCCACTTGGAGAGAACCAAGAGCAAAGCACAGTGGTGTTCCTCTAAGTTTCTCCATTCCTCATTCACAAAACACCATCTGGGCAAACCATACGGATGCTTTCTTCTCTCTGAGATCTCATCCATCCACTACATCAGTAAAACGTCCATTCCATCTGTCTCACGGCACCACCACTTTGGCCTTTGCTTTCCAGGGCGGCGTGATCGCAGCGGCCGACTCTCGCGCCAGTGCTGGTGGCCTGGTCGCTTGCCCTGAAGTTGCGAAGATCACTCCTATCCATTCCCACCTGGTGGTCACCTCCTCGGGCAGTGGGGCTGATTGCATGCTATGGGAGCGCATCCTCGCCCGCGAGATCCGTCTGTACCAGCTCCGCCACGGGCGCAGGCTATCCATTGTCAGCGCCGCCAAGCTCCTCTCCTTGATGCTGCATCCGTTTAAAggaactgatgtgtgtgtggccttgacTCTGTGTGGATGGGATAGAGAGGAGCAAGGCAAGGAGAGAGAAGCACAGCGGGCCGTGGAATCCAAAGTCTCCATGGCTGTGAAAAGCAACAAGGACCTCAGTGATGGTGAAAAGCCTGTTAGCTTTTGTATTTCAGCTGCATCACCAGTGGGTGCCCTCAGCCGCACTGAGTCTGAGATTCAAAGAAAATGGAAAGACCCAGAAG ATCAGAGCCTCATCAGCTCCCAAAACACCACCATCACACAGCAATCTGGTCCCAGACTCTGCTATGTGTGCAGTGATGGCACTTTCCTGAAGGGGGAGCTCTTCTCTGTGGGCTCAGGCTCCCCGTATGCCTACTCAGTGCTGGATGGTGCTGTGAGGTGGGAGATGTGCACGGAGGAGGCTGTGTCTGTGGCCAGGGAGGCTGTGTACAGGGCCACTCACAGGGACGCGTACTCTGGGAACAACGTGGACATCTTTCACATCACCGCCCGTGGTTGGAggcgcagggagagagagaacctgaGAGAGGAGTActatagagagggacagagaagacGAGAATGCAcaaaagtgagagagatagagagaaaaaaacagagaagaaaatgtgtgaCCAGAACAGAGGATGCAGAAGAAAAACTCTGA